From a single Methylosinus sp. H3A genomic region:
- the dusA gene encoding tRNA dihydrouridine(20/20a) synthase DusA translates to MKSLTNQDIRFSTAPMMDWTDRHCRFFHRLMSRRARLYTEMLTTGAVIFGDRDRLLGFDAAEQPLALQLGGSDPGELAKAARIAEPYGFDEINLNVGCPSDRVQNGAFGACLMLRPDLVADCVTAMKDAVALPVTVKCRIGVDDQEPRAALFGLAERVVASGCDALIVHARKAWLSGLSPKENRDVPPLDYGLVYELKRAFPDLPIAINGGIATMDDMRAHLAHVDGVMIGRAAYHEPELLLGVDPELFGEPAPLADGFAAVEAFIPYVETQLRHGERLSSMTRHMLGLFAGKPGARAFRRRLAGESVRPGAGVETLLSAVDEVRRATARMAEAASAE, encoded by the coding sequence ATGAAATCGCTTACAAATCAAGATATTAGATTCTCTACCGCGCCTATGATGGACTGGACGGACCGTCACTGCCGGTTCTTCCATCGGCTGATGTCGCGCCGCGCGCGGCTCTATACGGAGATGCTCACCACCGGCGCCGTGATCTTCGGCGACCGCGATCGGCTGCTCGGCTTCGACGCGGCGGAGCAGCCGCTGGCGCTTCAGCTCGGCGGCTCCGATCCGGGCGAACTGGCGAAGGCCGCGCGCATCGCCGAGCCCTATGGGTTCGACGAGATCAATCTCAATGTCGGATGCCCGTCCGATCGCGTGCAGAATGGCGCCTTCGGCGCGTGCCTGATGCTGCGACCCGATCTCGTCGCCGATTGCGTGACGGCGATGAAGGACGCCGTCGCTCTCCCCGTCACTGTGAAATGCCGCATCGGCGTCGACGATCAGGAGCCACGCGCCGCGCTGTTCGGGCTCGCCGAGCGCGTCGTCGCCTCGGGATGCGACGCGCTGATCGTTCACGCCCGCAAGGCTTGGCTCTCCGGCCTCTCGCCCAAGGAGAACCGCGACGTTCCGCCGCTCGACTATGGACTCGTCTATGAGCTGAAGCGCGCCTTTCCCGATCTGCCGATCGCGATCAACGGCGGGATCGCGACCATGGACGACATGCGCGCGCATCTCGCCCATGTCGACGGCGTGATGATCGGCCGCGCCGCCTATCACGAGCCGGAGCTTCTGCTCGGCGTCGATCCGGAATTATTCGGCGAGCCGGCGCCGCTCGCCGACGGCTTCGCCGCGGTCGAAGCCTTCATTCCCTATGTCGAGACGCAACTGCGGCACGGCGAGCGCCTCTCCTCCATGACACGGCACATGCTCGGCCTCTTCGCTGGCAAGCCCGGCGCACGCGCCTTTCGCCGACGCCTCGCAGGCGAGTCCGTCCGGCCCGGCGCCGGCGTCGAGACGCTGCTCTCCGCGGTCGACGAGGTGCGGCGCGCGACGGCGCGCATGGCGGAGGCGGCGAGCGCCGAGTAA
- a CDS encoding DUF2200 domain-containing protein, whose product MAKHRIYSTSFASVYPLYVAKAEKKGRTKAEVDQIITWLTGYDQTQLQARLEKQTDFETFFAEAPQINPSRVLIKGMVCGVRVEDIEEPTMREIRYLDKLIDELARGKAMDKILRKS is encoded by the coding sequence ATGGCGAAGCACCGGATTTATTCGACCAGTTTCGCGAGCGTTTATCCTCTTTACGTCGCCAAAGCAGAGAAAAAGGGGCGTACAAAAGCTGAGGTCGATCAGATCATCACCTGGTTGACCGGCTATGATCAAACGCAGTTGCAAGCTCGACTGGAAAAACAGACCGACTTTGAAACATTTTTTGCAGAGGCCCCCCAAATCAATCCATCGCGAGTCTTGATCAAGGGCATGGTTTGCGGTGTCCGCGTGGAGGATATCGAGGAGCCGACCATGCGAGAAATTCGCTATTTGGATAAATTGATCGATGAGCTGGCGCGGGGAAAAGCAATGGATAAAATTCTGCGAAAGAGTTGA
- the cobS gene encoding adenosylcobinamide-GDP ribazoletransferase: MFRPFVDDLLACLRFYSRLPVPAPRGHEMPDFRTAVRALPVAGALIGLAPAWALLSARAFGLPPFLAATLALAALVAVTGALHEDGLADLADGFGGGATREEKLEIMRDSRLGSYGALALTLSLALRIGAVMAITQRGGFEAAAVLIFAAALSRTAGLAPIMILAPARADGAGHAAMRPFKEALQTAALLASAFSILPIAVGVSPITALVAGALAVGAAYATAKLAERQIGGLTGDVLGGAQQAAEIAALLVFAAQ; the protein is encoded by the coding sequence ATGTTCCGCCCCTTCGTCGACGATCTCCTCGCCTGCCTGCGCTTCTACTCCCGCTTGCCGGTTCCAGCCCCGCGGGGGCATGAAATGCCGGATTTCCGCACCGCCGTGCGGGCGCTGCCGGTCGCCGGCGCGCTGATCGGCCTCGCTCCGGCCTGGGCTCTGCTCTCCGCCCGCGCTTTCGGCCTGCCGCCCTTCCTCGCCGCCACGCTGGCGCTGGCGGCGCTGGTCGCCGTCACCGGCGCGCTGCATGAGGATGGGCTCGCCGATCTCGCCGATGGTTTCGGCGGCGGCGCGACGCGGGAGGAGAAGCTCGAGATCATGCGCGACAGCCGGCTCGGCTCCTACGGCGCCCTGGCGCTGACGTTGTCGCTGGCGTTGCGCATCGGGGCGGTGATGGCGATCACGCAGCGCGGCGGCTTCGAGGCGGCGGCTGTCCTCATATTCGCCGCGGCGCTCTCCCGCACGGCGGGGCTGGCGCCCATCATGATCCTCGCGCCCGCGCGCGCAGACGGCGCCGGACACGCCGCCATGCGGCCGTTCAAGGAGGCGCTGCAGACGGCGGCGCTGCTGGCGAGCGCCTTCTCCATCTTACCGATCGCCGTCGGCGTCTCGCCGATCACGGCGCTCGTCGCCGGCGCGCTCGCCGTCGGCGCGGCCTATGCGACGGCCAAGCTCGCCGAGCGGCAGATCGGCGGCCTCACGGGAGATGTGCTGGGCGGCGCGCAGCAGGCGGCCGAGATCGCGGCGCTGCTGGTCTTCGCCGCGCAATAG
- a CDS encoding TonB-dependent receptor produces MASSVGALTLQACAALAAPQGGASEATVQDVVVQAEHDRVEAQRTPQTIVRFDEKKLRDLSITNTRDLSGYVPGLTQFRTGVTTSNSNYFFRGIGEYDPQGQPSVGVYLDDAYFPRLLGSRIELLDVERIDARPGPQDTSSPHNAEAGVVQIVTRKPDNKKRFEAEAGYGNYNEWKVGALVSGPIVQDELFGSLSYSHRARDGVTRNLLRNADVNNVNLSNALAKLRWTPIQPLEVLLAFDGEFDDGQAKSYNNLAIPGNTSSTAYYPLYPLNHFQQYGGALTISYQLDANLQLKSITQARRFEQVALYDNTSDLWARNSNWLHYWDRNYTQELRVIGDYDRLDFKGGVYLNRDEWFSGRRANAFGAVTSFFAVPQVSSTYQPNWQELWQYTNTYAVYGEANYRLTDELKLTLGGRYNLEKHWNNNYNYSLVNGQATSSLLGGGFTTTDWLAAFYNPRGVLNWSVQNSASWGTGSPKAVVSYQATPEILAYASFSQGHKDGGFDMRAQGPTIASVTQARVPYKPETLTTYELGVKSAWLDQRLTVAISAFWNDFRNVQATAIDPVTNSSHRFSAGHGRSKGVEGQATFTPIDDWEIGATGSYLDAALDYYAGTTTWAVWANSPFGPNAVVPTAAHSGSRLPYSPKFQGSLYTNYRVPLDVPGEWKIGGSVQAQTSLYTDIINNPFVKVPPQTFANLQTSYTTADGHWTFQLAVKNLFDRRYPQSYTYQAISAGRPGVGLPAYWTVAYNDPRSIFASVRYVW; encoded by the coding sequence ATGGCGTCGAGTGTCGGCGCTTTGACGCTACAGGCCTGCGCAGCGCTGGCGGCGCCGCAGGGCGGGGCCAGCGAGGCGACGGTGCAGGATGTCGTCGTGCAAGCCGAGCATGATCGGGTCGAGGCGCAGAGGACGCCGCAGACGATCGTGCGCTTCGACGAGAAGAAATTGCGCGACCTCAGCATAACCAACACGCGCGATCTCTCCGGCTATGTTCCCGGCCTGACGCAGTTCCGCACGGGCGTCACGACGTCCAACTCCAATTATTTCTTTCGCGGCATCGGCGAATATGATCCGCAAGGACAGCCTTCTGTCGGCGTCTATCTCGACGACGCCTATTTTCCGCGCCTTCTCGGCTCGCGCATCGAGCTGCTCGATGTGGAGCGCATAGACGCGCGTCCGGGGCCGCAGGACACATCGTCGCCGCATAATGCGGAAGCCGGCGTCGTGCAGATCGTCACGCGCAAGCCGGACAACAAAAAGCGTTTCGAGGCGGAAGCGGGCTATGGCAATTACAATGAATGGAAGGTCGGCGCGCTGGTGAGCGGGCCGATCGTCCAGGATGAGCTCTTCGGAAGTCTCTCCTACAGTCATCGCGCGCGCGACGGCGTCACGCGCAATTTGTTGCGCAACGCCGACGTCAACAATGTCAATCTGAGCAATGCGCTCGCCAAGCTGCGCTGGACGCCGATCCAGCCTCTCGAGGTCTTGCTCGCCTTCGACGGCGAGTTCGACGACGGCCAGGCGAAATCCTACAATAATCTCGCCATTCCCGGAAACACCTCGAGCACGGCCTATTATCCGCTCTATCCGCTGAATCACTTCCAGCAATATGGCGGAGCGCTGACGATCAGCTATCAGCTCGACGCCAATCTGCAGTTGAAGTCGATCACCCAGGCGCGCCGTTTCGAGCAAGTCGCGCTCTATGACAACACCAGCGATCTTTGGGCGCGAAACTCCAATTGGCTCCATTATTGGGATCGAAACTACACGCAGGAGCTTCGCGTCATCGGCGATTACGACCGTCTCGATTTCAAGGGCGGCGTCTATCTCAATCGCGACGAATGGTTCTCCGGCCGGCGCGCCAACGCCTTCGGCGCAGTGACGAGCTTCTTCGCCGTTCCGCAGGTTTCGTCGACCTACCAGCCGAATTGGCAGGAGCTGTGGCAATACACCAACACCTACGCCGTTTATGGCGAAGCGAATTATCGCCTCACCGACGAATTGAAGCTGACGCTCGGCGGCCGCTATAATCTCGAGAAGCATTGGAACAATAACTATAATTACTCGCTGGTGAATGGGCAGGCGACGTCGTCGCTGCTCGGCGGCGGCTTCACGACGACGGATTGGCTCGCGGCCTTCTATAATCCGCGCGGCGTGCTCAATTGGAGCGTCCAGAACAGCGCGTCATGGGGAACGGGCTCGCCCAAGGCCGTCGTCTCCTATCAGGCGACGCCGGAGATTCTCGCTTACGCCTCCTTCTCGCAAGGCCATAAGGATGGCGGCTTCGACATGCGCGCGCAGGGGCCGACAATCGCGTCGGTGACGCAGGCGCGCGTTCCCTATAAGCCCGAGACGCTGACGACCTATGAGCTCGGCGTGAAATCCGCATGGCTCGATCAGCGCCTCACAGTTGCGATATCAGCTTTTTGGAACGATTTCCGCAATGTGCAGGCGACGGCGATCGATCCCGTCACCAATAGCTCGCATCGTTTCAGCGCCGGTCATGGCCGCTCCAAGGGCGTGGAAGGTCAGGCGACCTTCACGCCGATCGACGATTGGGAAATCGGCGCGACCGGCTCCTATCTCGACGCCGCGCTCGATTATTACGCGGGAACGACGACATGGGCGGTCTGGGCCAATTCGCCTTTCGGCCCCAACGCCGTCGTTCCGACCGCCGCGCATTCCGGATCGCGTCTGCCCTATTCGCCGAAATTCCAGGGTAGCCTCTACACCAATTACCGCGTGCCGCTCGACGTTCCGGGCGAGTGGAAGATCGGCGGCTCGGTGCAGGCGCAGACGTCGCTCTACACCGACATCATCAACAATCCTTTCGTGAAGGTGCCGCCGCAGACCTTCGCCAATCTACAGACGAGCTACACGACCGCCGACGGTCATTGGACGTTCCAGCTCGCGGTCAAAAATCTCTTCGATCGGCGCTATCCGCAGAGCTACACCTATCAGGCGATCTCGGCCGGGCGTCCGGGCGTGGGCCTGCCGGCCTATTGGACGGTGGCCTACAATGATCCGCGCTCGATCTTCGCCTCGGTGCGCTACGTCTGGTGA